One Salmo trutta chromosome 19, fSalTru1.1, whole genome shotgun sequence genomic window carries:
- the LOC115154321 gene encoding uncharacterized protein LOC115154321 isoform X3, translated as MASVSDLQARRVEINNTRTLLNSEGVYEAAEDNSSQIILETPDPDIVKTISHYFEAALSGQEYVLSHPVTDHGTDSSADSRDSGDSLFITQVPVSEVVRSVRRCHSKERSEFTCTIESEEESGAEDGPATPQKKQQVSHAMKHHKRKAEKHGLKKYSFPFLGSIYRSKPLSSRERAYRNTHLPLLNSVTFSSKAIGGFFRCVKTLKKFSKGKATLASALPNRYLDEEGELSPLSEQEEESEGSDDDIRVVENTLLMPFLKKKNRGTWRHPSYEAEKQCRKFSSVSKYLTKDSTSVSKDSTAKTKKRSTKKTQHLPHVKQTLSLVSKMIKDTPSKRNFAGSRRIVPEKCNMAEEETNPESVSCVRCSSGRSSVRNETEEPSIHLADNADGQEENDNMDISLTEWKTMLNIGFVSEEVEGSRIDQAVDITSSPINEVQESEGSCLERTQVGRAMTPSVTERSPDRNHQNQIRETEADPGIKGHNPPSTDPELTNDCTNVDAEGDYEKKRKNRKREGGDDESIEDRVGQPPCQEAPDYQELVTCVSTSTIQGGEATEITQDNKAEHSVSASGEMIMPQKKKRKKERRRDSPCHADTDIGLRQEENPKLSSHAGGGAIVQTEDIELKKIKKKYKNSTAHAILEEGPEKGHFPNLSLESQLDEVIGPQKGTNISTLPEDTVTNLQVNATDIRQKTIECSIVQLTKLVAQRKKHKTMAPIDNSLAQSDGTIYFRKKKKAKKDGDSCSDKMVGNYTEIPLTTSTLSQSGEIDTLEKKKRKRDKKQNSDIHEDSEARPKENVVTHQRSEDMVTEEKKKKRRKRRKSSTDDGAVVRQQEDNIKKCHITLKSSVSESIDTVPPRKKEKKDRDLVNPLSTEERHQKDSIPPETDEITSPRKMKKKKRDGSKDTCSVIHKDTAAPLEKESIDISLEGCESSALTPDDTVSQRKTKKNKNSLTKHDPEGRLKNYATKVSQRMSATVKNSRPEERKKIDTTEVRLEAERAFISSERKRKKTKRRKSTDYKVPAVGHQDNDNTAILIETTQSSMTQYTETESKKKKKKINDNTAILIETTQSSMTQYTETESKKKKKKINDNTAILIETTQSSMTQYTETESQKKKKKINRKTNKESVAPKRTDGRQTGEMSEVTSDCLPLPQINPDPVSISHELVSSAEKKKKKKKHGKTRG; from the exons ATGGCTTCTGTCAGTGACCTGCAAGCTCGACGAGTTGAAATTAATAATACACGCACTCTGTTGAACTCAGAAGGCGTTTATGAAGCAGCAGAAGATAATTCATCCCAGATCATTCTGGAGACCCCCGATCCTGATATCGTCAAAACAATCTCACATTATTTCGAGGCTGCTCTCAGTGGGCAGGAATATGTGTTATCCCATCCCGTCACAGACCATGGCACTGACTCTTCAGCAGACAG TAGGGATTCAGGGGACAGCCTGTTCATAACTCAAGTGCCAGTGTCTGAGGTGGTGAGGTCTGTGAGAAGATGTCACTCAAAGGAGAGGTCAGAGTTCACATGTACCATAGAatcagaggaggagagtggggcgGAAGATGGACCTGCCACTCCCCAAAAGAAGCAGCAGGTCTCACATGCAATGAAACATCACAAGAGGAAAGCAGAGAAGCATGGCCTGAAAAAGTACTCCTTTCCCTTCCTGGGGAGCATTTACAGAAGTAAACCCCTATCTAGTCGAGAGAGGGcttacagaaacacacacctaCCACTATTAAACAGTGTGACCTTCTCG AGTAAGGCAATTGGAGGCTTTTTTAGATGCGTCAAAACACTGAAGAAGTTCTCAAAAGGAAAAGCGACGTTAGCCTCAGCTTTACCAAACAGATATCTGGATGAGGAAGGTGAACTGTCTCCACTGTCAGA ACAGGAGGAGGAATCTGAAGGTAGTGATGATGACATCAGAGTGGTG GAAAATACACTTTTAATGCCATTCCTGAAAAAGAAAAATAGGGGAACTTGGCGTCATCCGTCATATGAAGCAGAAAAGCAATGCAGAAAGTTTTCATCTGTAAGCAAATACCTCACCAAAGACTCCACATCTGTTAGCAAAGACTCCACTGCCAAGACAAAGAAACGGagcacaaagaaaacacaacacCTCCCTCATGTCAAACAAACTCTTTCCTTGGTTTCCAAAATGATTAAAGACACACCATCAAAGCGGAATTTTGCTGGGTCACGGCGAATCGTACCTGAGAAATGTAACATGGCAGAAGAAGAGACTAACCCAGAGTCAGTCAGTTGCGTTAGATGTTCATCTGGTAGGAGTTCGGTCCGCAATGAAACAGAAGAACCTAGTATACATTTAGCTGACAATGCAGATGGACAGGAAGAAAACGACAACATGGACATTTCATTGACAGAATGGAAGACAATGCTGAATATCGGATTTGTCAGTGAGGAAGTAGAGGGGAGTAGAATAGACCAGGCAGTGGACATAACGAGTTCACCTATTAATGAAGTGCAGGAAAGTGAAGGAAGCTGTTTGGAGAGGACCCAAGTGGGCAGAGCCATGACCCCCAGTGTGACTGAGCGGAGCCCTGATCGTAACCATCAGAACCAGATAAGGGAAACAGAGGCTGATCCTGGAATTAAAGGTCACAACCCCCCTTCAACAGATCCAGAGCTCACAAATGACTGTACAAATGTTGATGCTGAGGGAGACTATGAAAAGAAGAGGAAGaacaggaaaagagagggaggagatgatgAAAGTATAGAGGACCGAGTTGGGCAGCCTCCATGCCAAGAGGCTCCAGATTATCAGGAACTAGTGACCTGTGTGAGTACAAGCACCATACAGGGAGGAGAGGCTACTGAGATAACCCAGGATAACAAGGCAGAGCATTCTGTGTCTGCCTCTGGTGAAATGATTATGCCACAGAAAAAGAAGAgaaaaaaggagaggaggagggattcACCATGCCATGCTGATACAGATATAGGCCTAAGACAGGAAGAGAACCCCAAGCTATCATCCCATGCTGGAGGTGGTGCTATAGTTCAGACTGAAGACATAGAACTGAAGAAAATTAAGAAAAAGTATAAGAATTCCACAGCACATGCCATCCTGGAGGAAGGACCAGAAAAAGGACATTTTCCGAATTTGAGTTTGGAATCACAGTTAGATGAGGTAATAGGACCCCAAAAGGGAACAAACATTTCAACCCTCCCTGAAGATACTGTCACAAACCTACAGGTAAATGCTACTGATATAAGACAGAAAACAATTGAGTGCTCTATAGTCCAACTTACTAAATTGGTAGCCCAGAGAAAGAAGCATAAAACCATGGCACCAATAGACAATTCTTTGGCACAGAGTGATGGCACAATTTATTTTAGGAAAAAGAAAAAGGCAAAGAAAGATGGGGATTCCTGTAGCGATAAAATGGTGGGAAATTATACTGAAATTCCTCTGACTACAAGTACTTTATCTCAATCTGGTGAAATCGATACACTGGAGAAGAAAAAACGCAAACGAGATAAGAAGCAGAATTCTGACATTCATGAAGATTCTGAGGCCAGACCCAAAGAGAATGTTGTGACCCATCAGAGGTCTGAAGACATGGTCacggaggagaagaagaagaagaggaggaagaggaggaaatcTTCAACTGACGATGGCGCCGTTGTTCGACAACAAGAGGATAATATAAAAAAATGCCATATCACCCTCAAGAGTTCTGTGTCTGAATCCATTGACACTGTGCCACCAAGAAAAAAGGAGAAGAAAGATCGGGATTTAGTAAATCCTTTGAGCACAGAGGAGAGACATCAAAAGGACAGCATACCACCTGAAACAGATGAGATCACTAGCCCAAGAAAGATGAAGAAGAAAAAGCGAGATGGGTCTAAAGACACTTGTTCTGTCATACACAAGGATACAGCAGCTCCACTGGAAAAAGAGAGTATTGACATATCTTTGGAGGGGTGTGAGAGTTCTGCTTTGACTCCAGATGATACAGTTTCTCAGAGAAAAACTAAGAAAAATAAGAATTCCCTCACTAAACATGATCCTGAGGGAAGACTGAAAAATTATGCAACTAAAGTATCTCAGAGGATGAGCGCAACTGTAAAAAATTCTAGACCAGAAGAGAGAAAAAAGATAGATACCACTGAAGTGAGACTTGAAGCTGAACGTGCCTTTatatcctcagagagaaagaggaaaaagaCAAAGAGGAGGAAATCCACTGATTACAAAGTACCAGCGGTAGGACATCAAGATAATGATAACACTGCAATACTAATTGAAACGACCCAGAGTTCTATGACCCAATACACAGAAACAGAgtcgaagaagaagaagaagaaaataaatgaTAACACTGCAATACTAATTGAAACGACCCAGAGTTCTATGACCCAATACACAGAAACAGAgtcgaagaagaagaagaagaaaataaatgaTAACACTGCAATACTAATTGAAACGACCCAGAGTTCTATGACCCAATACACAGAAACAGAGTcacagaaaaagaagaagaaaataaatagaaaaactAACAAGGAATCAGTTGCCCCGAAGCGCACAGATGGAAGACAGACCGGGGAGATGTCAGAGGTGACGTCAGACTGTCTGCCTTTACCACAGATAAATCCTGATCCTGTATCAATCTCCCATGAACTGGTTTCATcagcagagaagaagaagaagaaaaagaagcatGGAAAGACAAGAGGATGA